The genomic segment CGTCGAGAACCTGGACGAGGCGATCGAGGCGTACCAGAAGCTCGGCCTCACCTTCGACGGTGTCAAGGATTTCCCGCATACGCGGGTGGCCCTGTTCCACGGTGGTGAGGGGCATGTCGAGCTGTTCGAGCCGAAGGATCCGGAATCGGATCTCGGGCGCTACCTGCGCGAGCGCGGTGGCATCCACCATGTCGCCTACGCGGTGCGGGACATCCGCACCGCACTCGCCCAGCTCGAGCAGGAGGGATTCGAGTTGATCCACCGCGAACCGGTGATCGGCCTGCATGGTTTTCCGGTCGCGTTCATCCATCCCCGCTCCTGCCACCGTGTGCTCACCGAACTCGTCGAGGTACCGGAAGGCGAGGGACACTAGTCTCGATCACATGTACTCCGGCTCGACGACCCGCCCACTGGTGGGTGGGTCGTTACGCTTTCAGGCTCGCGCCTGCGCTGTGGTGACCGCATCATGTAGAGTAAACAGCATGTGAGCGGCCGTATCCGGCGTTGGAACGGTGCTGGATTTGCGTGACCGCTCGGAGGCAGCGCACCGGAGACTGGCGAGGGGGCCGAGCATGACGTCGACCGAAATCCGCCGCGTCGTGACCGACTCGGGCATCGAGATCGCGCCCGTGTACCGCGATACGGGGCGCCCGCCCGAGCCCGATCCGGGGGAGTATCCCTATACGCGCGGCATCCACGCCACGATGTACCGGGGCAAGAAGTGGACGATCCGCCAGTACGCTGGCTACGGCTCGGCCGAAGAGACCAACCGGCGGTTCCGGCTGCTGCTCGACCGTGGGCAGACCGGGCTGAGCGTCGCCTTCGACCTTCCGACGCAGCTGGGCTACGACTCCGACCATCCGCTGGCGCGGCCCGAAGTCGGCCGGGTAGGCGTCGCGATATCGACGCTCGACGACATGCGCCGGTTGTTCGAGGGGATCGACTTGGGCGCTGTCACGACCTCGATGACCATCAATGCACCG from the Thermomicrobium sp. 4228-Ro genome contains:
- a CDS encoding VOC family protein; the encoded protein is MVPVPVVGIHHIGIVVENLDEAIEAYQKLGLTFDGVKDFPHTRVALFHGGEGHVELFEPKDPESDLGRYLRERGGIHHVAYAVRDIRTALAQLEQEGFELIHREPVIGLHGFPVAFIHPRSCHRVLTELVEVPEGEGH